In Candidatus Effluviviaceae Genus V sp., the sequence AGGAGGGCGAGTCGGTCTCACCGTTCGAGGACCGTCTCGAGATGGTCCGGCTGGCGATCGCGGACAACCCCGCGCTCGAGGCTTCCGATCTCGAGGCGTCGCGTCCCGGCGCCTCCTACACGATCCAGACGGTCCGCGAGGTCAGGACCAGGTACGCCGTCGACGACCTCTGGTTCGTCATGGGCGCCGACAGCCTCACGCAGTTCCTCACCTGGAAGGACCCCGAGGCCCTGCTCGAGGAGTGCCGCTTCGCGGTGGTTCCAAGGCCCGGCGTCGATCCGGGTGACGCCGATCCACGCGTTCTCGGGCGCACCGTTATGCTCGACATGCCCTTCGTCGGTGTCTCGGCGACAGACATTCGCAGCAGGGTCCGCGCGGGCCGCACGATCCGCTACCAGGTTCCGGCCTCCGTCGAGTCCTACATAAGAGAGAAGAGCCTCTACTCATGACGAACCCCGCGACGAGCGGCCGCGGCGGCCCCGTTCTGGCGCTGGTCGACGGGACCGCTCTGGCCTACAGATCTCATTACGCTTTCATCCGGCGCCCACTGACGGACGACTCCGGTAGAAACGTGAGCGCCCTGTACGGGTTCGCGACCTCGCTCCTGAAGATACTCGACGAACTCGAGCCGTCGCACGCGGCCGTCGCATTCGACCGGCCGGAGCCGACGTTCCGTCACGAGGAGTACGAGGACTACAAGGCGACACGCGAGGCGCCGCCCGACGAACTCATCGACCAGCTCCCGGACATCCAGGAACTCGTCGGTGCCCTGGGACTCCGCGTCCTTGAGCTTCCGGGGTACGAGGCGGACGATGTCATCGGGACGCTGGCTGTCGCCGGTGTCGAACGCGGCTTCCGGCCCGTCATCGTCTCGGGCGACAAGGACTTCCTTCAGCTCGTCAGCGACGAGGTCAGCGTGGTCGATCCCCGGAAGGACATCACGTACGATCCGGAGACGGTCGTCGAGCGCTTCGGCGTGTCGCCCGAGCGGGTCGTCGATGTCCTGGCCCTCATGGGCGACACCTCCGACAACGTTCCCGGGGTTCCGGGAATCGGCAAGAAGACGGCCGTCTCGCTCGTTCGGGAGTTCGGGGCGGTCGAGGACATCCTGGAGAACATCGAGAGCGTCGGCGGGACCAAACGGCGCGAGAAGCTCACGACGCACGCCGACGACGCGCTCCGCTCGAGGTCGCTCGTGACCATCGCGACCGACGCGCCCGTCGAGGTCGAGCTCGACGAGCTTGAGCTCGGGCCGTTCGACGGGAGACGCGCGGCGGACTTCTTCAGGCGGTACGGCTTCAATTCGCTCGTCCGCCGCGTCGCCCCCGGGAGCGGCGAGCGGGACGACGACTACCGTCTCGTCGACTCGCTGGAAGCGCTCGACCGGCTCGTCGGCGAGCTCGGTTCGTCCGGCGGGTTCGCGGTCGACCTCGAGACGACATCGCTCGACCCGATCTCGGCCGACATCGCCGGAGTGGCCGTCTCGACGAGCGCCGGAAAGGGTTGGTACGTGCCGATCGGTCACGAGAGCGGCGTGTCGCTCGACCGCGCTCCGGTGCTCGACCGTCTCGGGCCGCTCCTCGAGGACCCGACGGTCGAGAAGTACGGTCAGAATCTCAAGTTCGACTACCGCGTCCTCATGGCGGCGGGCGTCACCCTTGCCCCGATCAGCTTCGATACGATGATCGCCTCGTACCTGCTGGACCCCGGTCGGAGGCAGCACGGACTCGACGCGCTGGCGATGGACTACCTGTCGCTTCGCGTGACGCCGATCGAGGAGCTCATCGGAAAAGGGAGGAACCAGCTCTCGTTCGACGCCGTCCCGTCGGACGGAGCGCGCGACTATGCGTGCGAGGACGCCGACGTCGCCTATCGTCTGACCGAGCTCCTGCGGGGCCGGATCGAGGACGAGGGGCTGGGCCCGCTCCTGCGTGACGTCGAACTGAGGCTGGTGCCCGTGCTGGCGCACATGGAGCAGCGGGGCGTGCTGATCGACGCGGCCTTCCTCGACGAGCTGGGCGAGCGGTTCGGCGGCGAGCTCGACGACCTCAGGGCCCGGATCTGCGACTGCGCCGGGGTCGAGTTCAACATCGATTCACCGAAGCAGGTCGGAGAGGTCCTGTTCGAGCGACTGGGACTTCCGAAGGGGAAGCGGACCAAGACCGGATACTCGACGGACGTCCGGGTTCTCGAGGGACTCCGCGGGCTTCACGAGGTTCCGGAGCTCATTCTCTCGTACCGCCAGCTCATCAAACTCAAGAGCGGCTACCTCGACGCGCTTCCGAAGCTGGTCCACCCGGAGACGGGGCGGGTGCACACAACGTTCAATCAGACGGTCGCGTCGACAGGGCGGCTGTCGAGCTCGGACCCGAACCTCCAGAACATCCCCATCAGGACCGAGCTCGGACGGCAGATCAGGAAGGCCTTCATCGCGGAGCGCGGACGCGTGCTCCTCTCGGCCGACTACTCGCAGATCGAGCTCAGGCTGATGGCCCATCTCTCGGGCGACGAGACGCTCATCAGGGCCTTCAGAGAGGGCAAGGACGTCCACCTGTCGACGGCCGCCCTCATCCTGGCCAAGGATGAAAGCGATGTCGAGCCGGGCGAGCGCGACCTCGCGAAGACGGTCAACTTCGGCATCATGTACGGCATGAGCCCGTACGGACTCGCGAGACAGCTCTCGATCGACGTCGACGAGGCGGCCGACTTCATCGAGCGCTACTTCGAGACGTATCCCGGCGTCGCCGAGTATACCGACGAGGTCGTCGAACGGGCGGCCGCCGAGGGGTACGCCACGACGATCCTCGGCAGGAAGAGGCCGATCTCGGGACTCGACTCGGAGAACGCCCGGATCCGCGGCCTCGCCGAGCGGACCGCGGTCAATACGCCGATCCAGGGGAGCGCCGCCGATATGATCAAGGTCGCCATGATCGGACTCGACGAACGGCTGGCGTCGGACGGTCTCCCGGCCGACATGGTGCTTCAGGTGCACGATGAACTGGTGCTCGAGGTCGACGCAGACGCCGTCGAGCACGTCGACGCGGCCGTCCGCGAGGAGATGGAGGCGCCGGCCGGCTTCGAGCTCGACGTCCCCATCGTCGTCAACACGTTCACCGGCCCGAACTGGTACGAGGCGCATTGACCGATGACCCGATTCGCGGTGGGATTGACAGGGGGCATGGGCGCCGGGAAGAGCGTCGTCGCGGCGCGCTTCGCCTCGCACGGTGCGGACGTTCTGACGGCCGACGACATCGCCCGCGAGCTTCTCGAACCGGGCGGTCCGCTCCTCGACCGCCTCGTCGGGGCGTTCGGGGAGGACATCGTCCGGTCGGACGGAACGCTCGACCGCGCCCGGCTGGCGGAGCTCGCGTTCGCCTCAGAGGTCGCGACCGACCGGCTGAACACGATCGTCCATCCGCCGCTCGTCGATGAGCTCCTGCGCCGGCTCCGCGAGAACGACGCAGAGATAGTGGTCGTCGACGCCGCGCTCCTGGCCGAATGGGGCATCCTCGACGCGTTCGACGTCGTCGTCGCGGTCGTGGCCCCGGTCGAGGACCGGGTGAAGCGGCTCGTCGCCGCCGGGTACACGCGTGAGGACGTCCTGGCCCGCATGGCGCGGCAGATGGACCCGGAAGCGGTGGCGAACATGTCCGATATCGTGATAAGGAACGAGGGGACGCTGGCCGAGCTCGAGGAGCGCGCGGACGAGGTCTGGCGCCGCATCCTCGCCCTCGCCCGGAAGGAGGAGGCATGAGCAGCGAGCACACGCGCAGGAACGAAGAGCTTCTTCGGCGGCTGAAGGAACTCGAGGACCATCTTTGACGTCGCCGACAAGGAGAGGCGCCGCGCCGAGCTCGAGGCTCTGACCGCGGAGCCCGATTTCTGGAACGACCAGGAGAGGGCCAAGACCGTTCTCGACGAGCTCAACGCCGTCAAGGCGTGGCTCGAGCCGCTGGCCGAGGTCGCCGGACGGCTGGAGGACGCCGCCGCGCTGGCTGAGATGGCCGAGGAGGAGGGCGGAGAGGCGGAGGAGGCGGCCCGCGCCGAGACCGAGAAGGTGGAGAAGCTCCTGAGCGAGCTCGAGTTCCGGAAGATGCTGTCGGGACCGAACGACAGCCGGAACGCGATCCTCGCGATCCACCCCGGCGCAGGCGGGACCGAGTCGGCCGACTGGGCGGGAATGCTGCTCAGGATGTACACGGCGTGGTGCGACGGCCGCGGATACGAGTCAAGCGTGATCGATCTGCAGCCCGGGGACGAGGCCGGCATCAAGAGCGCGACGCTCCTCGTCAAGGGGCCGTACGCGTACGGCTACCTTCGGGCGGAGTCGGGCGTCCACCGTCTGGTCAGGATCTCGCCGTTCGATGCCGCGCACCGCCGGCACACGTCGTTCGCGTCGGTGGCGGCGTATCCCGAGGTCGAGGACGACGTCGAGATCGAGATCTCGGACGCCGACATCAAGTTGGACTTCTTCAGGGCGAGCGGCCCGGGCGGACAGCACGTCAACAAGAGCTCGACGGCCGTGCGCATCACGCACGAGCCGACCGGGATCGTCGTCTCCTCGCAGGCCGAGCGATCGCAGTTCCGCAACCGCGAGAACGCGATGAAGGTCCTGAGGTCCCGGCTGTACGCGCTCAAGGAGGAGGAACAGCGCAAGGAGCAGGAGAAGGCGGCCGGGGAGAAGCAGGAGATCGCGTGGGGAAGCCAGATCCGGTCGTACGTTCTGCACCCGTACCAGCTCGTGAAGGACACACGCACCGGCGCCGAGACGTCGGACGTCGACGGCGTCCTCGACGGTGACATCGACGCGTTCATCGAGGCGTATCTGAAGGCGACCGGCTAGCGAACGCTCCGGTCAGAAGGCGCCCGCCGGAACCGGTCGGTCGGCCGCGCGGGCGGGAGGGAGTTCCGTGGAGAGCAGCGAACGCGGCGTGACGGCCGAGATGAGGCATCACCTGGAGGAACTGAGGGAGGCGGGCGTCGACCCGTACCCGCGGCGCTTCGCCAGAACGCACTTCACCGGTGAGATCGTCGACGCGTTCGACGAGCTCGAGGGGGAGCGCGTGACGGTCGCCGGACGGCTCATGAGCATCAGGTCGCACGGGAAGGCCGGCTTCGCCGACATCGCCGACGCCGGAGGGAAGGTCCAGCTCTTCGTTCGGCAGAACGATGTGGGCGACGAGGCGTTCGCGGTGTGGAAGCTCCTCGACGTCGGAGACCACGTCGGTGCGGAGGGCGAGGTCATGAAGACGCGGACGGGGGAGATCAGCGTCCGCGTGAAGTCGGTCGTCGTCCTGTCGAAGGCGCTCAGGCCGCTGCCCGAGAAGTGGCACGGCATCAAGGACGTCGAGGTCCGGTCGAGGCGCCGGTACCTCGATCTGATCGCGAACCCGGAGAGCCGGCGCGTCTTCCTGGCGAGGAGCGCCGTCGTCCGGTCGATCCGCGATTTCCTCGACGAGCGCGGCTTCCTTGAGGTGGAGACGCCGATCCTCCAGCCGATCTACGGGGGCGCCTTCGCGTCGCCGTTCGTGACCCACCATCACGCCCTCGACGCCGACCTTTACCTCCGCATCGCGGACGAGCTCTATCTCAAGCGGTTGATCGTCGGCGGGCTCGAACGGGTCTTCGAGATCGGCAAGGACTTCAGGAACGAGGGGATGGACAGGACCCACAGCCCCGAGTTCACCCAGCTCGAGCTCTACCAGGCGTACGCCGACTACGAGGACATGATGGAGCTGACCGAGGCGATGATCGTCGCGGCGGCGACGGAGGCGACCGGCGGCACGACGGTGTCCTGGCAGGGCACCGAGATCGACCTGTCGCCGCCGTGGCGGAGGCTGACCGTCGACGACGCGCTCAGAGGGGCCCTCGGGGTGGGGGCGGACGCCCCGGCCGACGACCTCAGGAGCGCGCTCCGGAAGGCAGGCGTCGAGATGCCGGAGGACGCAGACCGCGCCGGGCTCATCGAGGAGGCTCTCTCCGAACTCGTCGAGCCGAACCTCGTGCAGCCGACCTTCCTGATGGACTACCCGAAGGAGATCTCGCCGCTGGCGAAGGAGAAGCCGGAGACGCCCGGCATCGTCGAGAGGTTCGAGCCGTTCATCGCAGGGATCGAGATCGGGAACTCCTTCACGGAACTCAACGATCCGGTGGAGCAGCGCGCCAGGCTGGAGCTCCAGGAGAAGCAGCGCGCAGGAGGCGACGCGGAGGCTCAGGGCATCGACGAGGACTTCCTGATGGCCCTCGAACACGGCATGCCGCCGACGGGGGGCTTAGGGATAGGCGTCGACCGGCTCGTCATGCTGCTCACCGACTCCGCACACATCCGCGACGTGATCCTCTTCCCCGCGATGCGGCACGAGGCGGGGGACTAAACGACGTACGGCAAGGGACCTGGAGACGGGGATGTCGTTCGAGTGGTTCGTCGCCTGGAGGTACCTCCGGGCGAAGCGTCAGACGAAGTTCATCTCGATCATCACGGTGATCTCGATCGTCGGGGTCATGGTCGGCGTGATGGCACTCGTCGTCGTGCTCGGGGTGATGAACGGGTTCGAACAGGAGATCCACGAGCGCATCATCGGGATCAACGCTCACGTTATCCTGCTGCGGTACGGCAGCGATCCCATCCGCGACTATCAAGGCGTCACGGAGCGACTCGCCGCGGTCGACGGCGTGGTCGCCGCGTCCCCGTTCACGTACTCGAAGGCCATTCTCAAGGGTCCGGGAAGCTCGGACGGCGTCGTCGTGCGGGGCATCGACGTCGCGCTGGAGTCTGAGGTGACCGACTTCGACGCGAACGTCGAGCCGAGGATCGAGACGCTCGAGGCACCCGGGGGAGCGACGCCGAAGATCGTCCTCGGCGACGAGCTCGCGGAGCGCGTCCGCGCGACCGTCGGCGACACGGTGGCGATCTCGTCGCCGTTCGACTACCGGGTCACGCCGATGGGCATCATGCCTTCTGTGCGGTCCTTCGAGGTGGCCGCGCTCTACAACTCGGGGATGTTTGAATACGATCAGATGCTCGTGTACATTGACCTGGCGAATGCCCAGTCACTTTTCAGGCTGGGAGACGGCGTGACGGGCGTCTCGGCCCGCATCGACGATCCGTACGAGGCGCCGTCGGTCGCGCGGTCGGCCG encodes:
- a CDS encoding nicotinate-nucleotide adenylyltransferase, which translates into the protein MALGILGGTFDPVHVAHLIAAETAVDELGLDSVVLIPAARPPHKEGESVSPFEDRLEMVRLAIADNPALEASDLEASRPGASYTIQTVREVRTRYAVDDLWFVMGADSLTQFLTWKDPEALLEECRFAVVPRPGVDPGDADPRVLGRTVMLDMPFVGVSATDIRSRVRAGRTIRYQVPASVESYIREKSLYS
- the polA gene encoding DNA polymerase I, translating into MTNPATSGRGGPVLALVDGTALAYRSHYAFIRRPLTDDSGRNVSALYGFATSLLKILDELEPSHAAVAFDRPEPTFRHEEYEDYKATREAPPDELIDQLPDIQELVGALGLRVLELPGYEADDVIGTLAVAGVERGFRPVIVSGDKDFLQLVSDEVSVVDPRKDITYDPETVVERFGVSPERVVDVLALMGDTSDNVPGVPGIGKKTAVSLVREFGAVEDILENIESVGGTKRREKLTTHADDALRSRSLVTIATDAPVEVELDELELGPFDGRRAADFFRRYGFNSLVRRVAPGSGERDDDYRLVDSLEALDRLVGELGSSGGFAVDLETTSLDPISADIAGVAVSTSAGKGWYVPIGHESGVSLDRAPVLDRLGPLLEDPTVEKYGQNLKFDYRVLMAAGVTLAPISFDTMIASYLLDPGRRQHGLDALAMDYLSLRVTPIEELIGKGRNQLSFDAVPSDGARDYACEDADVAYRLTELLRGRIEDEGLGPLLRDVELRLVPVLAHMEQRGVLIDAAFLDELGERFGGELDDLRARICDCAGVEFNIDSPKQVGEVLFERLGLPKGKRTKTGYSTDVRVLEGLRGLHEVPELILSYRQLIKLKSGYLDALPKLVHPETGRVHTTFNQTVASTGRLSSSDPNLQNIPIRTELGRQIRKAFIAERGRVLLSADYSQIELRLMAHLSGDETLIRAFREGKDVHLSTAALILAKDESDVEPGERDLAKTVNFGIMYGMSPYGLARQLSIDVDEAADFIERYFETYPGVAEYTDEVVERAAAEGYATTILGRKRPISGLDSENARIRGLAERTAVNTPIQGSAADMIKVAMIGLDERLASDGLPADMVLQVHDELVLEVDADAVEHVDAAVREEMEAPAGFELDVPIVVNTFTGPNWYEAH
- a CDS encoding dephospho-CoA kinase, giving the protein MTRFAVGLTGGMGAGKSVVAARFASHGADVLTADDIARELLEPGGPLLDRLVGAFGEDIVRSDGTLDRARLAELAFASEVATDRLNTIVHPPLVDELLRRLRENDAEIVVVDAALLAEWGILDAFDVVVAVVAPVEDRVKRLVAAGYTREDVLARMARQMDPEAVANMSDIVIRNEGTLAELEERADEVWRRILALARKEEA
- a CDS encoding peptide chain release factor 2 (programmed frameshift); protein product: MSSEHTRRNEELLRRLKELEDHLDVADKERRRAELEALTAEPDFWNDQERAKTVLDELNAVKAWLEPLAEVAGRLEDAAALAEMAEEEGGEAEEAARAETEKVEKLLSELEFRKMLSGPNDSRNAILAIHPGAGGTESADWAGMLLRMYTAWCDGRGYESSVIDLQPGDEAGIKSATLLVKGPYAYGYLRAESGVHRLVRISPFDAAHRRHTSFASVAAYPEVEDDVEIEISDADIKLDFFRASGPGGQHVNKSSTAVRITHEPTGIVVSSQAERSQFRNRENAMKVLRSRLYALKEEEQRKEQEKAAGEKQEIAWGSQIRSYVLHPYQLVKDTRTGAETSDVDGVLDGDIDAFIEAYLKATG
- the lysS gene encoding lysine--tRNA ligase, which produces MRHHLEELREAGVDPYPRRFARTHFTGEIVDAFDELEGERVTVAGRLMSIRSHGKAGFADIADAGGKVQLFVRQNDVGDEAFAVWKLLDVGDHVGAEGEVMKTRTGEISVRVKSVVVLSKALRPLPEKWHGIKDVEVRSRRRYLDLIANPESRRVFLARSAVVRSIRDFLDERGFLEVETPILQPIYGGAFASPFVTHHHALDADLYLRIADELYLKRLIVGGLERVFEIGKDFRNEGMDRTHSPEFTQLELYQAYADYEDMMELTEAMIVAAATEATGGTTVSWQGTEIDLSPPWRRLTVDDALRGALGVGADAPADDLRSALRKAGVEMPEDADRAGLIEEALSELVEPNLVQPTFLMDYPKEISPLAKEKPETPGIVERFEPFIAGIEIGNSFTELNDPVEQRARLELQEKQRAGGDAEAQGIDEDFLMALEHGMPPTGGLGIGVDRLVMLLTDSAHIRDVILFPAMRHEAGD
- a CDS encoding lipoprotein-releasing ABC transporter permease subunit; the protein is MSFEWFVAWRYLRAKRQTKFISIITVISIVGVMVGVMALVVVLGVMNGFEQEIHERIIGINAHVILLRYGSDPIRDYQGVTERLAAVDGVVAASPFTYSKAILKGPGSSDGVVVRGIDVALESEVTDFDANVEPRIETLEAPGGATPKIVLGDELAERVRATVGDTVAISSPFDYRVTPMGIMPSVRSFEVAALYNSGMFEYDQMLVYIDLANAQSLFRLGDGVTGVSARIDDPYEAPSVARSAVEALGGFPYRANNWIELNRNLFTWMRTERKVMFWILSLIIMVAAFNIASTLIMVVMEKTKDIGIMKSMGAGAGSILRIFVFEGLVVGFFGTILGLVGGWVLATLIDRYQFVTLPGDVYPIETLPVEMRPIDFVVVAAAAIAISFAAALYPAWKASRLEPVEAIRRE